One genomic window of Candidatus Baltobacteraceae bacterium includes the following:
- a CDS encoding multicopper oxidase domain-containing protein: MIRVICLVLLCCAPAVAAERTYYIAADEIVWNYAPSGTNVLTGAALKPDKDQLGFSYHKIVYHGYTDPTFETRETRSQSDQYMGTLGPPIRAVVGDSVVVVFKNNSHLPLSFHVHGLRYLKTSEGAPYRDGVGPQVKPGDAVAPGATYTYHFDVPERSGPGPMDQSSVLWMYHSHTDELRDVNTGLVGPIVVTRRGAAKGDGTPNDVDREVFAMYAQFDESQSRLFSQNVADPAINPRHLKPTSSGFVDDNTMFSINGYIYGNMPMIDVHRGERTRWYLMTTMSDFDFHAPHWHGETVTINGMRTDTAQLGPMGMAVADMIPDDPGVWLFHCHLNVHLEAGMVTRFRTLP, from the coding sequence ATGATTCGCGTTATTTGCCTGGTGCTGCTGTGTTGCGCACCCGCCGTAGCCGCGGAGCGCACGTATTACATCGCTGCCGACGAGATCGTTTGGAACTACGCGCCGAGCGGCACGAACGTGCTCACCGGTGCGGCTCTCAAACCCGATAAGGACCAGCTCGGCTTTTCCTATCATAAGATCGTCTATCACGGATATACCGACCCGACGTTCGAGACGCGGGAGACTCGCAGCCAAAGCGATCAGTACATGGGAACGCTGGGGCCGCCCATCCGCGCCGTCGTCGGCGATTCGGTCGTCGTCGTGTTCAAAAACAACTCACATCTGCCGCTGAGCTTTCACGTCCACGGTTTGCGTTATTTGAAGACGTCGGAAGGGGCTCCGTATCGCGACGGAGTCGGACCGCAAGTAAAGCCGGGAGACGCGGTAGCTCCAGGTGCCACGTACACGTATCACTTCGACGTGCCGGAACGATCGGGTCCCGGACCGATGGATCAAAGCTCCGTATTATGGATGTACCATTCGCACACTGACGAGCTGCGCGACGTGAACACCGGCCTCGTGGGACCAATCGTCGTAACGCGCCGTGGAGCCGCCAAGGGTGACGGGACTCCAAACGACGTCGATCGTGAGGTGTTTGCGATGTACGCCCAATTCGACGAAAGCCAAAGCCGCCTGTTTAGCCAGAACGTCGCCGATCCGGCGATCAATCCGCGCCACTTAAAGCCAACCAGTTCCGGCTTCGTCGACGACAACACGATGTTCTCGATCAACGGTTATATATATGGCAACATGCCGATGATAGACGTGCACCGGGGAGAACGGACGCGCTGGTACCTCATGACGACGATGAGCGACTTCGATTTTCACGCGCCTCACTGGCATGGCGAGACCGTCACTATCAACGGTATGCGCACCGATACGGCGCAGCTGGGCCCTATGGGCATGGCGGTCGCCGACATGATTCCCGACGATCCGGGCGTCTGGCTCTTCCACTGCCATCTGAACGTTCACCTCGAAGCGGGGATGGTGACACGTTTCCGCACGCTGCCGTAG
- a CDS encoding AAA family ATPase translates to MPMLEIRLFGQPDIRCDGTPVKFAKRSATLAMLAHIVLKGGRALSRESLAFTLFPDDDEVNALAELRRYLYLANKALPARDGDPWIVSDAETVRWNDLGGAFVDVAEFERLAGEPHAWQRAVDLYGGDLLENVYEDWVVAERERLRARYFVLLDDLIARYRSERNFPAAISCAKRVLTSDPWREDALRALVAIRYESGDTAGALAEYDRFAKRLRDELAVAPMPETVAIRQLILRQEAVPGAVGVAAAKPEEVRRTVSILPFVGRTKELAFLRNAWGRAARGPAALVVIAGEAGVGKSRLTAELARMVQAEGGRVFVGTTASPEAMPYQAVVGALRAGMPLLLARQISPERRTVLSPLLPELRDPDVSDVRFSETSPERATARIYEALSFAVRALASPRPLLLVLEDLHWAGSATIEALGGIFRDAIRSPILVVATCRQEETPVNHPLRALQRSLRTHGAVEELELERLDEEQVGELVGRVEGLRERGEEFVRALYAQCEGNPLFLEGAINALLENREARLEDATMSGTIARRVERLGLEGRSVAEIAAVVGAGCSVPLIRDVSNLSSTAIARGLDELLDQRILREAGARAGYDYVFSHHLIADAIYSGIEPAFREQRHFRVAECLEAVFESDASVSPREVARHYESAGARERAAKWYLTAARDAAAVHAHGDAIELAGKALHNADFDDVRRETLEIRETARSRRGDRDGQRRDIDALERLAIADRPAQFDVLLRRIWLARSLGDANEEREYLARLEELAAQLDDAARARALAQAATYLGNCSRSAEAIVPARRALELYECSGDLQGQLECLCVLVEYATNIGDLEAARGYMDQIRERAARLGDQAMEARALAAASVAALLRQEYRECFLLTERCLELRLTLNDREGEAASRSRLAVTAAWLGDYSVALREFDAAIAIYESLGHKRGLAATHANKTLLLMRTGMFAEALASIERSNDLFEKVQERRTIAANQVNASFVNLQLGDATQAKAFATSALQITREMAYPVFEAAALANLGNAELALGETGAAIEHMEAGLAIRRSIQEPRDFVDDLADLTLAYVIAGRNDQALATARELLSIGSASFDGAFWPQYAWWAASQGLAAGGDASEARRAAARARLELAEFAERIGDDATRSAFLRVPVNATILRNDPHGVTMLQ, encoded by the coding sequence ATGCCGATGTTGGAAATTCGGTTGTTCGGTCAACCCGACATCCGCTGCGACGGTACCCCCGTCAAATTTGCCAAGCGCTCCGCCACGCTCGCAATGCTCGCGCACATCGTGCTCAAGGGAGGACGAGCGCTGTCACGCGAGTCGCTAGCGTTCACGCTCTTTCCGGACGACGACGAAGTCAATGCCCTAGCGGAGTTGCGCCGTTATCTATACCTTGCGAACAAAGCGCTGCCCGCTCGAGATGGCGACCCGTGGATCGTGAGCGATGCCGAAACGGTTCGCTGGAACGATCTCGGCGGCGCATTCGTGGACGTCGCGGAGTTCGAGCGCCTAGCGGGCGAACCGCACGCGTGGCAGCGCGCCGTCGACCTCTACGGCGGCGATTTGCTCGAAAACGTTTACGAGGATTGGGTAGTCGCGGAGCGCGAACGGCTGCGTGCGCGCTACTTCGTACTGCTCGACGATTTGATCGCCCGCTATCGCTCCGAGCGAAACTTTCCCGCCGCCATTAGCTGTGCCAAGCGCGTGCTAACGAGCGATCCGTGGCGAGAGGACGCATTGCGCGCTCTCGTCGCGATTCGGTACGAGTCCGGCGATACCGCCGGCGCACTTGCCGAATACGACCGGTTTGCCAAGCGCCTGCGCGACGAGCTCGCCGTCGCACCGATGCCGGAAACCGTCGCGATTCGCCAGTTGATTTTGCGCCAAGAAGCCGTTCCGGGCGCCGTCGGCGTTGCGGCTGCAAAACCCGAAGAGGTTCGGCGTACGGTTTCGATTCTTCCGTTCGTCGGGCGCACCAAAGAGCTGGCGTTCCTTCGCAACGCATGGGGTCGTGCGGCCCGCGGACCGGCCGCTTTGGTCGTGATCGCCGGTGAGGCCGGCGTCGGCAAGTCCCGCCTTACGGCCGAACTCGCACGCATGGTTCAAGCCGAGGGTGGAAGAGTGTTCGTCGGAACGACGGCGTCGCCGGAGGCGATGCCCTATCAAGCGGTCGTCGGAGCGCTGCGAGCCGGCATGCCGCTGCTGCTTGCGCGGCAAATCTCACCCGAGCGCCGGACCGTCTTGTCACCGTTGCTGCCGGAACTGCGCGATCCCGACGTTTCCGACGTGCGCTTCTCGGAGACGTCGCCCGAACGTGCGACCGCACGCATCTACGAAGCGTTGTCTTTTGCGGTGCGAGCGCTGGCATCTCCGCGCCCGCTGTTGCTCGTGCTCGAAGACCTGCATTGGGCCGGCTCGGCGACCATCGAGGCGCTCGGCGGAATATTTCGCGATGCGATCCGCTCGCCGATACTCGTCGTCGCGACGTGCCGGCAGGAGGAGACACCCGTAAACCACCCGTTGCGGGCGCTCCAGCGCTCGTTGCGAACCCACGGCGCCGTAGAAGAGCTCGAGCTCGAGCGATTAGATGAAGAACAGGTCGGCGAGCTCGTCGGCCGCGTTGAAGGTTTGCGCGAGCGTGGGGAAGAGTTCGTGCGGGCTTTATACGCTCAATGCGAAGGTAACCCGTTGTTTCTCGAAGGGGCGATCAATGCGTTGCTCGAGAATCGCGAAGCTCGGCTCGAAGATGCAACGATGTCGGGCACGATCGCAAGGCGCGTCGAGCGGCTCGGACTGGAAGGCCGTTCGGTGGCAGAGATTGCCGCGGTCGTAGGGGCGGGCTGCAGCGTTCCACTGATTCGCGACGTGTCGAATCTTTCGAGCACCGCGATCGCGCGCGGCCTCGACGAGCTCCTCGATCAGCGCATTCTTCGCGAAGCGGGTGCGCGTGCCGGCTACGACTACGTTTTTAGCCACCATCTGATTGCCGACGCCATCTATTCCGGGATCGAGCCGGCATTCCGCGAGCAGCGGCATTTCAGGGTTGCCGAATGTCTCGAAGCAGTTTTCGAATCCGACGCGTCGGTCTCGCCGCGCGAAGTCGCGCGCCACTACGAGTCGGCGGGCGCGCGCGAGCGAGCGGCAAAATGGTATCTGACCGCTGCACGGGACGCTGCGGCCGTGCACGCACACGGCGACGCGATCGAACTCGCCGGGAAAGCCCTTCACAACGCCGATTTCGACGACGTGCGCCGCGAGACGCTCGAAATCCGTGAAACGGCGCGCAGCCGGCGCGGCGACCGCGACGGACAGCGGCGCGATATCGATGCGCTCGAGCGACTGGCGATCGCCGATCGGCCCGCGCAGTTTGACGTCCTGCTTCGGCGCATTTGGCTCGCTCGGTCCTTGGGCGACGCGAATGAAGAGCGCGAATATCTCGCGCGCCTTGAGGAGCTTGCCGCCCAGCTCGACGACGCGGCGCGCGCGCGCGCACTCGCGCAGGCAGCAACGTATCTGGGCAACTGCAGCCGATCCGCGGAGGCCATCGTTCCGGCTCGGCGCGCACTGGAGCTTTACGAGTGCAGCGGCGATCTGCAAGGACAGCTCGAGTGTCTTTGCGTGCTCGTCGAGTACGCGACGAATATCGGCGACCTGGAGGCCGCTCGCGGCTACATGGATCAGATCCGCGAACGCGCGGCGAGGCTCGGCGACCAGGCAATGGAGGCACGTGCGCTGGCCGCCGCCAGTGTCGCGGCGCTGCTGCGCCAAGAGTATCGCGAATGCTTCTTGCTGACGGAGCGCTGCCTAGAACTCCGTTTGACGCTCAACGATCGCGAAGGTGAGGCGGCCTCGCGCAGCCGTTTGGCGGTGACCGCCGCATGGCTCGGCGACTATAGCGTTGCGCTGCGTGAGTTCGATGCGGCGATCGCGATCTACGAGTCGCTCGGGCATAAGCGCGGGCTCGCCGCCACGCACGCGAATAAGACGCTGCTGCTCATGCGGACGGGGATGTTCGCCGAAGCGCTCGCCTCGATCGAACGATCGAACGATCTGTTCGAAAAGGTCCAAGAACGGCGGACCATTGCGGCCAATCAAGTCAACGCGAGTTTCGTCAACCTCCAGCTGGGAGACGCGACCCAAGCCAAAGCTTTCGCGACGTCGGCGCTGCAGATCACGCGCGAGATGGCCTATCCCGTATTCGAAGCCGCCGCACTAGCCAATCTCGGCAACGCCGAGCTCGCCCTCGGCGAGACCGGAGCGGCGATCGAACACATGGAGGCCGGCTTGGCGATTCGCCGCTCGATTCAAGAGCCTCGGGATTTCGTCGACGACCTTGCCGACCTCACGCTCGCGTATGTGATCGCCGGACGAAACGACCAGGCTCTCGCGACGGCCCGCGAGCTTCTTTCAATCGGAAGTGCGTCGTTCGACGGTGCGTTTTGGCCGCAGTATGCGTGGTGGGCCGCTTCGCAAGGCCTAGCTGCCGGCGGCGACGCGAGCGAGGCGCGCCGAGCCGCCGCGCGGGCGCGCCTCGAGCTTGCGGAATTTGCCGAGCGCATCGGGGACGACGCAACGCGAAGCGCATTTTTGCGCGTACCGGTCAACGCGACGATCCTACGCAACGATCCTCATGGCGTCACGATGCTGCAATGA
- a CDS encoding threonine/serine dehydratase produces the protein MKPITPEAIEAARERIAGTILRTPLVKLQTGGDTEIYLKLENLQPINSFKLRGAANAIAMLPPDRRALGVWTVSAGNAGQGVAYAARQAGVPCTVVTIETAPATKVERMRALGAHLVKAPFDACWEAMERGSFPGVEGTFVHPFDDDDFIAGNATMGLEIVEDLPSVATVVCAMGGGGLATGVASGVRARKSGVKIYVAEPETAAPASVSFAAGKASEFPGWSKTFVDGAGGTSVFPRMWERMQGLVDGAIVVTLHEIKSAMRVLAEKSRVIAEGAGALPVAAVLSGKVQSDGPIACVISGGNVDLSTFFELIAAS, from the coding sequence GTGAAGCCGATTACCCCCGAAGCGATCGAGGCGGCGCGCGAACGGATCGCCGGGACCATTTTGCGCACGCCGCTGGTGAAGCTGCAGACCGGCGGCGACACCGAGATCTACCTCAAGCTCGAGAACTTGCAGCCGATCAACTCGTTCAAGCTGCGCGGAGCGGCCAACGCGATAGCGATGCTGCCGCCGGACCGGCGCGCGCTCGGCGTATGGACCGTCAGCGCGGGAAACGCGGGACAAGGCGTCGCGTACGCCGCGCGGCAAGCCGGCGTCCCCTGCACCGTCGTTACTATCGAAACCGCGCCGGCCACGAAGGTCGAGCGGATGCGAGCGCTCGGAGCGCATCTCGTCAAGGCGCCGTTCGACGCGTGTTGGGAAGCGATGGAACGCGGCAGCTTCCCGGGCGTCGAAGGCACGTTCGTCCATCCGTTCGACGACGACGATTTCATCGCGGGCAATGCGACGATGGGTCTAGAGATCGTCGAAGACTTGCCGAGCGTTGCGACCGTCGTCTGCGCGATGGGCGGCGGCGGATTGGCAACAGGCGTTGCCAGCGGCGTCCGCGCGCGCAAGAGCGGCGTCAAGATCTACGTTGCCGAGCCCGAGACTGCGGCGCCCGCCAGCGTGTCGTTTGCTGCCGGCAAAGCGTCGGAGTTTCCCGGCTGGTCCAAAACGTTCGTCGACGGCGCGGGCGGAACGAGCGTTTTTCCCCGTATGTGGGAGCGGATGCAGGGTCTGGTCGACGGCGCGATCGTCGTGACGCTCCACGAGATCAAGTCGGCTATGCGCGTGCTCGCCGAGAAATCGCGTGTGATCGCCGAAGGCGCGGGCGCGTTACCTGTCGCCGCAGTACTCAGCGGTAAAGTCCAGAGCGACGGCCCGATCGCGTGCGTGATCTCCGGCGGCAACGTCGACCTCTCGACGTTTTTCGAACTCATTGCAGCATCGTGA
- a CDS encoding low specificity L-threonine aldolase, which produces MNRNFASDNTAPVGPEIVKALLAANEGAAIPYGGDDWTARAKQRFREQFGAETDVYFAFNGTGANVAGLSALLRPWEAVLCPETAHLQTDECGAFERFSGSKIIPIPTEDGKLKPSDLEPYLKPVDVHFPQPRILSISQATEYGGVYELEELRTLCAFAHEHGLNVHVDGARLSNAAAALGVSLKVMTASVDLLSFGGTKNGMMLGDAICFLKPGLGTGSAAFVQKQAMQLSSKMRFIAAQFEAVLTGDLWLQYASHANSMTKRLEERVRGIDGIRITRPVRCNAIFATMDRAAIERAQRDYSFLVWDERSSEVRWMTHWATTPEDVDAFADALQRAVAP; this is translated from the coding sequence GTGAATCGCAACTTCGCCAGCGATAATACCGCACCCGTCGGACCCGAGATCGTCAAAGCGCTATTGGCTGCAAACGAGGGCGCCGCCATTCCTTATGGCGGCGACGACTGGACCGCGCGCGCCAAGCAGCGCTTCCGCGAGCAGTTCGGCGCCGAGACCGACGTCTATTTTGCGTTTAACGGTACCGGAGCCAACGTCGCGGGGTTGAGCGCGCTGCTGCGCCCGTGGGAAGCCGTGCTGTGTCCCGAAACCGCGCATTTGCAAACCGACGAGTGCGGCGCGTTCGAGCGTTTCAGCGGTTCGAAAATCATTCCGATCCCCACCGAGGACGGAAAGCTGAAGCCGTCCGATCTCGAGCCGTACTTAAAACCCGTCGACGTGCACTTTCCGCAGCCGCGCATCCTTTCGATCTCGCAAGCGACCGAGTATGGCGGGGTGTACGAGCTCGAGGAGCTGCGGACGCTCTGCGCGTTCGCTCACGAGCACGGACTGAACGTTCACGTCGACGGCGCGCGGCTCAGCAACGCCGCGGCCGCCCTGGGCGTTTCGCTAAAGGTCATGACGGCCAGCGTCGATCTCTTGTCGTTCGGTGGAACCAAAAACGGCATGATGCTGGGCGACGCGATCTGTTTTCTCAAGCCCGGCCTCGGCACCGGATCGGCCGCGTTCGTACAAAAACAGGCGATGCAGCTTTCGTCGAAAATGCGCTTTATCGCCGCCCAGTTCGAAGCCGTGCTCACCGGCGATCTGTGGTTGCAATACGCCTCGCACGCCAACTCCATGACCAAACGCTTGGAAGAGCGCGTCCGCGGCATTGACGGCATTCGTATCACGCGGCCGGTCCGATGCAACGCCATTTTCGCCACGATGGACCGCGCCGCCATCGAGCGCGCCCAGCGCGACTACTCATTTCTGGTGTGGGACGAACGCTCGTCCGAGGTGCGCTGGATGACGCACTGGGCCACGACGCCCGAAGACGTCGACGCGTTTGCCGACGCTTTGCAGCGCGCGGTGGCGCCGTGA
- a CDS encoding MBL fold metallo-hydrolase, with translation MAELTFVGAAGTVTGSKHLLTVGGKHVFVDCGLFQGVVDVRALNDLPLPVPAKQIDAVVITHGHLDHVGYLPKLVHDGFSGPIYCTPPTRPLMQIVLDDSAHLQQTLHQRGFHHERPHAPPMYYNEDDVAATMKLVKTVPLGQTFDLVDGATATYHNAGHIIGSAFASMSIEGKRVTFSGDLGRYDRPLMYDPDPIGAAEVLVSESTYGDRVHPPDPSDELRSALVAAIARGGPIVIPAFAVERSQDILLAIGQLQRIDSKIAALPVYLDSPMASKVDDLFESFPDAHKPIPRDSARSPFGVKNFTVCVTSDDSKALNAIHHPCVIISASGMASGGRILHHLHNRLSDSTATVIFAGYQSAGTLGYLMIHGAHTVRIFGDTLPIKAGIVHLSGFSAHADQNDLKRWFGTCTTKPRLFAVHGEVESATAVATLANAAFGWNASVAQRGTTVTL, from the coding sequence GTGGCTGAGCTTACATTCGTCGGTGCGGCCGGCACCGTAACCGGCAGCAAACATTTATTGACCGTCGGCGGAAAGCACGTCTTCGTCGATTGCGGCTTATTTCAGGGCGTCGTCGACGTGCGAGCGCTCAACGATCTGCCGCTGCCCGTTCCCGCAAAGCAGATCGACGCGGTCGTCATCACGCACGGTCATCTGGATCACGTCGGCTATCTGCCGAAACTCGTGCACGACGGGTTCTCCGGCCCGATCTACTGCACGCCCCCGACGCGTCCACTGATGCAGATCGTGCTCGACGATTCGGCGCACTTGCAGCAAACGCTCCACCAGCGCGGATTCCATCACGAACGTCCGCACGCGCCGCCGATGTACTATAACGAAGACGACGTCGCCGCCACGATGAAGCTGGTGAAGACGGTTCCGCTGGGTCAGACGTTCGATCTCGTGGACGGCGCCACCGCGACCTATCACAACGCCGGTCACATCATCGGTTCGGCGTTCGCCTCGATGTCGATCGAGGGGAAACGCGTGACGTTCTCGGGCGATCTCGGACGGTACGATCGGCCGCTGATGTACGATCCCGATCCGATCGGCGCAGCCGAAGTTTTGGTCAGCGAATCGACCTACGGCGATCGCGTACACCCGCCGGATCCCTCCGACGAGCTGCGCTCGGCGCTCGTTGCGGCCATAGCGCGGGGCGGCCCGATCGTCATCCCGGCATTTGCGGTGGAACGCTCGCAAGACATTCTGCTGGCGATCGGGCAGCTTCAACGGATCGACTCGAAGATCGCGGCATTGCCGGTCTATCTCGACAGTCCGATGGCCTCCAAGGTCGACGACTTGTTCGAGTCGTTTCCCGACGCGCACAAGCCGATTCCGCGCGACAGCGCACGCTCGCCCTTCGGCGTGAAAAACTTCACGGTGTGCGTCACGAGCGACGATTCGAAGGCGCTCAACGCGATCCACCATCCGTGTGTCATCATCTCAGCGAGCGGCATGGCGTCGGGCGGGCGCATCCTGCACCATCTGCACAACCGGCTGAGCGATTCGACGGCAACCGTGATTTTTGCGGGATATCAAAGCGCGGGAACGCTAGGGTATCTGATGATTCACGGCGCGCACACCGTCCGCATTTTTGGCGATACCCTGCCGATCAAAGCCGGCATCGTCCATCTTTCCGGCTTCTCGGCGCACGCGGATCAGAACGATCTCAAGCGCTGGTTCGGGACGTGTACGACGAAGCCGCGCCTCTTCGCCGTGCACGGCGAAGTCGAATCGGCGACGGCGGTTGCGACCTTGGCCAATGCGGCGTTCGGTTGGAACGCCAGCGTCGCACAGCGCGGAACGACGGTGACGCTATAG
- a CDS encoding succinylglutamate desuccinylase/aspartoacylase family protein produces MKPLNGTYQDFGRRWKALRSDRMTVREVACVGAPRTLLCVEWGDARLSSIALSAGVHGDEPAGPWALLDLVEDGALDERFAYRIWPCTNPSGFEAGTRESAEGVDVNRTFGRGGQSPEARAVVTANRDRKFVLSLDLHEDCDASGFYCYEYGGGKIGLQTVAALSAAGYPLELLHRLTPDPTAEAATLGGLSYSLAIARHAARHALTFETPSRAAWESRIGMHRTAVLAAISVVSGFRLEGA; encoded by the coding sequence GTGAAACCGCTCAACGGTACCTACCAAGACTTTGGCCGCCGGTGGAAGGCGCTGCGCTCGGATCGCATGACGGTTCGCGAAGTCGCCTGCGTCGGCGCGCCGCGCACCTTATTGTGTGTCGAATGGGGCGATGCGCGACTGTCGTCGATCGCGCTGAGCGCGGGCGTGCACGGCGACGAGCCCGCCGGTCCGTGGGCGCTTCTCGACCTCGTCGAGGACGGCGCGCTCGACGAACGATTCGCCTATCGCATTTGGCCGTGCACCAATCCGAGCGGATTCGAGGCCGGAACGCGCGAGAGCGCGGAAGGCGTCGACGTGAACCGCACCTTCGGGCGCGGCGGCCAATCGCCCGAAGCGCGCGCCGTCGTCACGGCAAACCGCGATCGCAAGTTCGTGCTCTCGCTCGATCTTCACGAAGACTGCGACGCAAGCGGCTTTTATTGCTACGAATACGGCGGCGGAAAAATTGGACTGCAAACGGTTGCCGCGCTCTCCGCCGCCGGGTATCCGCTCGAACTGCTGCACCGGCTTACGCCCGACCCCACGGCTGAAGCCGCGACGCTCGGCGGCCTCTCGTACTCGCTGGCGATTGCCCGTCATGCCGCCCGCCACGCGCTCACCTTTGAAACGCCCTCGCGCGCAGCGTGGGAAAGCCGTATCGGCATGCACCGGACGGCCGTTCTCGCTGCGATATCCGTCGTTTCAGGATTCCGGCTCGAGGGCGCGTAA
- a CDS encoding electron transfer flavoprotein-ubiquinone oxidoreductase, protein MPPTRDQLEVDVLFVGAGPASLAGAIRLGELAKAAGRALEILVIEKGGEVGNHGLSGAVVDPRGLDELIPDWRDSAPIESPVTSDELWFLTSSGKIKAPFTPPPLNNHGKYVASLQKLTKWLGDKAEAAGAQVFPAFPGQELLWDGDRVVGVRTGDKGVDHNGNPKSNYEPGADLIAKIVVLGEGPRGTLAKQALAKLPLNDGREPQVYAAGIKELWQLPDDRFKAGSVIHTLGYPLPAETFGGGFIYGMAGNILDLGMVTGLDYKNPTTDPHNELQRMKEHPVLAKMLEGGKMIRYGAKAIPEGGLFAMPRPYADGLMLVGDTGGFLNGMRLKGIHLAIKSGIMAAETAWDALQADTYDAQTLSALERRFKDSWAYSELRVARNFHQGFKRGMWAGMFNAGLATFTGGRGFGIVDRIKGEPGYEVMEKAGYKPKETPRAKLDNVLTFDKLTDVYLSGAMHEEDQPSHLKVSDTNICRDRCTVEYGNPCQYFCPAKVYEPLFEKSNGGVEGRLQINFTNCVHCKTCDIIDPYQIITWVPPQGGEGPVYTGM, encoded by the coding sequence ATGCCACCTACCCGCGATCAGCTCGAAGTCGACGTTCTCTTCGTCGGCGCCGGCCCAGCCAGCCTCGCCGGAGCGATCCGGCTCGGAGAGCTTGCCAAAGCCGCCGGACGCGCGCTCGAAATTCTCGTTATCGAAAAGGGCGGCGAGGTCGGCAATCACGGACTCTCGGGTGCGGTGGTCGATCCGCGGGGTCTCGACGAGTTGATTCCGGATTGGCGCGACAGCGCGCCTATCGAATCGCCCGTGACCAGCGACGAGCTGTGGTTCCTGACGTCGAGCGGGAAGATCAAAGCGCCGTTTACTCCGCCGCCGCTCAACAATCACGGCAAGTACGTCGCTTCGCTGCAGAAGCTCACGAAGTGGCTCGGTGATAAAGCCGAAGCGGCCGGCGCGCAAGTGTTTCCGGCGTTTCCGGGACAAGAGTTGTTGTGGGACGGCGATCGCGTCGTCGGCGTGCGCACGGGCGATAAAGGCGTCGATCACAACGGAAATCCGAAATCGAACTACGAGCCGGGCGCCGATCTCATTGCCAAGATCGTGGTGTTAGGCGAAGGCCCGCGTGGAACGCTCGCCAAGCAAGCCTTGGCGAAGCTGCCGCTGAACGACGGCCGCGAGCCGCAGGTGTACGCTGCCGGAATTAAAGAGCTTTGGCAGCTTCCCGACGATCGCTTCAAAGCCGGATCGGTGATTCACACCCTTGGCTATCCGTTGCCTGCCGAAACGTTCGGCGGCGGATTCATCTACGGCATGGCCGGCAACATCCTCGACCTCGGCATGGTGACCGGTCTGGATTATAAGAATCCGACGACCGATCCGCACAACGAGCTGCAGCGGATGAAAGAGCATCCGGTCCTTGCGAAGATGCTCGAAGGCGGCAAGATGATTCGCTACGGCGCCAAAGCGATTCCCGAAGGCGGGTTGTTTGCAATGCCGCGTCCGTACGCCGACGGTTTGATGCTCGTCGGCGATACGGGCGGCTTCCTCAACGGCATGCGGCTCAAAGGCATTCATCTCGCGATCAAGTCGGGCATCATGGCGGCGGAGACGGCCTGGGACGCGCTCCAAGCCGATACGTACGACGCGCAGACGCTGTCGGCGCTGGAGCGGCGTTTCAAAGATTCGTGGGCGTACTCGGAGCTGCGCGTGGCGCGGAACTTCCATCAGGGATTCAAACGCGGTATGTGGGCCGGTATGTTCAACGCAGGCCTGGCGACCTTCACCGGCGGACGCGGTTTCGGCATCGTTGACCGAATCAAGGGCGAGCCGGGCTACGAAGTTATGGAGAAGGCCGGTTACAAACCGAAGGAGACGCCGCGCGCCAAGCTCGACAACGTGCTGACCTTCGACAAGCTCACCGACGTGTATCTAAGCGGAGCGATGCACGAGGAAGATCAGCCGAGCCACCTCAAGGTCTCCGACACGAACATCTGCCGCGACCGGTGCACGGTCGAATACGGTAATCCGTGCCAGTATTTCTGCCCGGCGAAAGTCTACGAACCGCTCTTTGAGAAGAGCAACGGCGGTGTAGAAGGCCGCCTGCAGATCAACTTCACCAACTGCGTGCACTGCAAGACCTGCGACATCATCGATCCCTATCAAATCATCACCTGGGTGCCTCCACAAGGTGGTGAAGGTCCCGTTTACACCGGGATGTGA